From the genome of Bacteroides sp. MSB163, one region includes:
- a CDS encoding lipopolysaccharide biosynthesis protein — protein MTETSLKEKTAKGLLWGGIGNGAMQLLNLVFGIFLARLLTDTDYGMVAVLTIFSAMAGIFSESGFILALVNKKKVKHEDYNAVFWFNISIGASLYLILFMCAPFIADFYHTPELTQLARFQFLSFFIGSFGTAPTAYFFRNLMVKERSQIQIAAIIVSGVTGVTCAYHGWGYWGIALQTVLYVTTNTILLWIFSPWHPTFSFRLRPLRALLPFSSKLLFTSLFTHINNNIFSVLLGRFYTIQQAGYYSQGSKWTTMGYSTIFGMINSVGQPVFREASEDLQRLQNIFRKLMRFTAFVSFPAMLGLAIVSQELIVITITEKWLPCVPVMQILCVWGAFMPIATLYSNLMNSLGRPNIYMWNTIALGIFQILCVWGSYPYGLNVMLIVYTAANILWLLVWHYFAHKYIGISLFNTLKDIAPYLIISVAVMTFTYWVASHVENIYLSLLVKIALATSLYIFLMWSLKSTVFQESLQYLFKKKTIQ, from the coding sequence ATGACAGAAACGTCACTAAAAGAAAAAACAGCCAAAGGGTTATTGTGGGGTGGCATAGGCAATGGCGCTATGCAACTGCTAAACCTCGTCTTCGGGATATTCCTTGCCCGGCTGCTAACCGATACGGATTATGGTATGGTGGCTGTGCTAACCATCTTCTCCGCTATGGCCGGAATCTTTTCTGAAAGTGGTTTTATCCTGGCTCTCGTCAATAAGAAAAAAGTAAAGCACGAAGATTATAACGCTGTATTCTGGTTTAATATCAGTATCGGAGCATCGCTTTACCTGATACTCTTCATGTGTGCTCCTTTCATTGCCGACTTCTACCATACCCCAGAACTGACACAGCTGGCCCGTTTCCAATTCCTTAGTTTCTTTATCGGAAGCTTCGGTACTGCCCCCACGGCATACTTTTTCCGCAACCTTATGGTGAAAGAGCGCAGTCAGATACAGATAGCCGCTATTATAGTCTCGGGAGTTACAGGTGTTACCTGTGCCTATCATGGTTGGGGATACTGGGGAATTGCCCTGCAAACGGTACTGTACGTCACTACCAATACAATACTGCTCTGGATATTCTCACCCTGGCATCCCACATTCTCATTCCGGTTGCGCCCGCTGCGGGCATTGCTGCCTTTCAGTAGTAAATTGCTCTTCACATCGTTATTCACACATATCAATAATAACATCTTCTCCGTTCTGTTGGGTCGCTTCTACACCATCCAGCAGGCAGGTTACTATTCTCAGGGAAGCAAGTGGACTACCATGGGCTACTCCACCATCTTCGGAATGATAAACAGTGTAGGGCAGCCCGTATTCAGAGAAGCATCAGAAGACCTGCAACGCCTGCAAAACATATTCCGCAAACTAATGCGTTTTACAGCGTTCGTCAGCTTCCCCGCCATGCTGGGACTGGCAATCGTTTCGCAGGAACTGATTGTAATTACCATTACCGAGAAATGGTTGCCTTGCGTACCCGTCATGCAGATATTATGCGTATGGGGAGCCTTCATGCCTATTGCAACATTGTACTCCAACCTGATGAACAGCCTCGGAAGACCGAACATATATATGTGGAATACCATTGCACTGGGCATTTTCCAGATATTATGCGTATGGGGCAGCTACCCTTACGGGCTAAACGTGATGCTGATAGTTTACACTGCCGCCAATATTCTCTGGTTATTGGTCTGGCACTATTTTGCCCATAAGTATATAGGGATTTCCTTGTTCAATACGTTGAAGGATATTGCCCCTTACCTCATCATCTCCGTAGCCGTAATGACCTTTACATACTGGGTGGCAAGTCATGTGGAGAACATCTATCTCTCCTTGCTGGTAAAGATTGCCTTAGCCACCTCACTTTATATATTTCTGATGTGGAGTCTGAAGTCTACCGTATTTCAGGAAAGCCTTCAGTATCTGTTTAAAAAGAAAACCATACAATGA
- a CDS encoding TIGR00180 family glycosyltransferase, with protein MMSLQNVTVIIPAHNRPERLRRLLDYYSRTDIKVLVPDSSDLPFADVEKYPDVTYLHRPKLHFLLKLKEVLPMICTPYVLYCADDDFTVPSAIAQMAAFLDAHPDYSTAQGHYLTFTPRKGKISFYPRYIRYFDKQITGETPRERLSQEKNMYASLLYSVTRTDVFQRMYAACFNPDGSLRFRNLFLAEEFFNHAALIFGKYATLPYFYSARERIIGSATETTVPVSVIKTSHKYRKEYQGFLLALAELLVAREGSTLEDAISFICSISDMPKDTAEISGKRKIMEFTHKHPLLRWVNRLADWRYTQKGLKAVRGMQSYPCTFSTPEKEEIIKAIEHS; from the coding sequence ATGATGTCACTGCAAAATGTAACTGTAATCATCCCTGCGCACAACCGTCCCGAACGCCTGCGCAGATTACTCGACTACTATAGCCGCACAGATATAAAAGTCCTCGTACCCGATTCCTCCGACCTTCCGTTTGCCGATGTGGAGAAATATCCGGACGTGACGTACCTGCACCGTCCCAAACTGCATTTCCTGCTGAAACTGAAAGAAGTGCTCCCGATGATCTGTACTCCTTATGTGCTATATTGTGCCGATGATGATTTCACCGTGCCCTCAGCCATTGCCCAAATGGCTGCTTTTCTGGATGCCCACCCCGATTACAGTACGGCACAAGGCCATTATCTGACCTTCACTCCCCGCAAAGGAAAGATATCCTTCTATCCGCGGTATATTCGCTATTTCGATAAACAAATAACGGGCGAGACTCCTCGGGAAAGACTTTCCCAGGAAAAGAATATGTATGCTTCCCTGCTTTATTCCGTCACACGAACCGATGTTTTCCAGAGAATGTATGCAGCTTGTTTTAATCCGGACGGTAGTCTGCGTTTCCGTAATCTCTTTCTGGCCGAAGAGTTCTTTAACCATGCTGCGCTTATTTTCGGTAAGTATGCCACACTGCCCTATTTTTACAGTGCCCGCGAGCGCATTATAGGTTCCGCAACCGAAACCACCGTACCTGTTTCAGTTATCAAAACATCTCATAAATACCGGAAGGAATATCAAGGTTTTCTTCTGGCATTGGCAGAATTGCTGGTAGCCCGGGAAGGTAGCACGCTTGAAGATGCTATCTCCTTTATTTGCAGCATCAGCGACATGCCTAAAGACACAGCCGAAATCTCCGGTAAAAGGAAGATTATGGAATTCACTCATAAACATCCCCTGTTACGTTGGGTAAACAGGCTAGCTGACTGGAGATATACTCAGAAAGGATTGAAAGCGGTACGAGGTATGCAAAGCTACCCCTGTACATTCTCCACACCGGAAAAAGAAGAAATTATCAAAGCAATTGAGCACTCTTAA
- a CDS encoding glycosyl transferase family 2, producing MKLLGIVILYYPDDAVVKNIATYLAQLDGLMLWDNTPVADCRELDLDSLGDGRGKIIQDGCGENLGIGSALNKAVAYARANGFTHLLTLDQDSCFGGRNFESYLRAIRNYGEDKAAIFSTNYFIKSQQTTMYPPTDSVDEVYSAMTSGSIYPVSLFDTLGDFMESLFVWGVDCEFCWRAKRKDIPVLCFKNILLTHDLGYQKKKRRLLGKEVFPNEYGPARSYYNVRNGILLHRLYPEALNLKSHLRYHFYKRVVFIILYERQKFSKLWALLCGYRDGLRGKSGKWK from the coding sequence ATGAAACTCTTAGGTATAGTCATCTTATATTATCCGGATGATGCGGTAGTAAAGAATATCGCTACCTATCTTGCTCAACTGGATGGATTGATGTTGTGGGATAATACCCCGGTAGCCGATTGCAGGGAGCTGGATTTGGATTCTTTGGGAGATGGGAGAGGGAAAATCATTCAGGATGGTTGTGGTGAAAATCTGGGCATTGGTTCTGCGCTGAATAAGGCGGTGGCGTATGCCCGTGCAAATGGATTTACGCATCTGCTGACCTTGGATCAGGATAGCTGTTTCGGTGGGCGGAACTTCGAAAGCTACCTTCGGGCGATCCGTAACTATGGTGAGGACAAGGCTGCCATTTTCTCTACCAATTATTTCATTAAATCCCAGCAAACCACCATGTATCCGCCAACGGACTCTGTGGATGAAGTGTATTCGGCAATGACTTCGGGAAGTATATATCCGGTTAGCCTGTTCGATACTTTGGGTGACTTTATGGAATCCCTCTTTGTCTGGGGAGTGGATTGTGAGTTTTGTTGGAGGGCTAAAAGGAAAGATATTCCCGTTTTATGCTTCAAGAATATTCTGCTGACCCACGATTTGGGTTATCAGAAGAAGAAAAGGCGTTTGCTGGGAAAAGAAGTATTTCCTAATGAATATGGTCCGGCCCGTTCCTACTATAATGTGCGCAATGGTATTCTCCTGCATCGTCTGTATCCTGAAGCATTGAATTTGAAGTCGCATTTGCGCTATCATTTTTATAAGCGTGTGGTTTTTATCATACTGTATGAGCGGCAGAAGTTCAGTAAGTTGTGGGCATTGCTGTGTGGCTATCGCGATGGGCTGAGGGGAAAGAGCGGGAAGTGGAAATAA
- a CDS encoding N-acetylneuraminate synthase family protein: MNSTYIIGEIGQNHNGSVDIAKLIVDLVSRPVREEVFNIELRPMDAVKLTKRDLNEELTDSQMNRPYDSPHSFGRTYGEHRAFLELTDEEHFEVYKHAKSLGLDFVETLCSKGCLSLLKLFTPDRLKVASRDLTNLPLLEVMAETKIPIILSTGMAGRKELDDALEVITRYHNNISILHCVSQYPTQPDNLNLKTITYLKQHYGQYCIGFSDHTIGIAAPIVAVGMGAEIIEKHVTIDRRMKGTDQQGSLGPDGVNRMIRDIRIAERWLGKEELYIDSSVASAKVKLERSIATNKTLHPGDIVTEQDIHLLSPGDGFKWADRAKVVGHKVLKEIPRNEIIYPDVIR; the protein is encoded by the coding sequence ATGAATAGTACTTATATAATAGGAGAAATCGGACAGAACCATAACGGTTCCGTCGATATAGCCAAACTGATTGTAGACCTGGTGTCCCGTCCTGTTCGTGAAGAAGTGTTCAATATAGAACTTCGTCCGATGGATGCGGTGAAATTGACTAAACGAGATTTGAATGAAGAACTGACGGACTCACAGATGAACCGTCCGTATGATTCCCCCCATTCTTTCGGACGTACCTACGGTGAGCATCGTGCTTTTCTGGAGCTGACGGATGAGGAGCACTTCGAAGTGTATAAGCACGCCAAGTCTTTAGGGCTTGATTTCGTGGAAACACTTTGCTCCAAAGGCTGCCTCTCTTTGCTGAAACTCTTCACGCCCGACCGTCTGAAAGTGGCAAGCCGGGATCTTACCAACCTGCCGTTGCTGGAAGTGATGGCTGAAACCAAGATACCCATCATTCTGTCTACCGGTATGGCAGGCAGGAAAGAACTGGATGATGCTTTGGAGGTGATTACCCGTTATCATAACAACATTTCTATCTTGCATTGTGTATCCCAGTATCCTACCCAGCCTGATAATCTGAATCTGAAGACTATCACCTATCTGAAACAGCACTATGGGCAGTATTGCATCGGCTTCTCCGACCATACCATCGGTATTGCCGCCCCTATCGTTGCTGTGGGTATGGGTGCGGAAATCATAGAGAAGCATGTCACCATCGACCGCCGTATGAAGGGAACTGATCAGCAAGGTTCTCTTGGCCCCGACGGTGTGAACCGCATGATACGTGATATCCGTATTGCCGAACGTTGGCTGGGGAAAGAAGAACTGTATATCGACTCTTCCGTTGCCTCGGCAAAGGTGAAACTGGAGCGTTCCATTGCAACGAATAAGACGCTGCATCCGGGAGATATTGTTACTGAACAGGATATCCATCTGTTGAGTCCCGGTGATGGCTTTAAGTGGGCAGACCGTGCGAAAGTGGTAGGGCATAAAGTACTGAAAGAAATTCCCCGGAATGAGATTATCTATCCGGATGTCATCCGATAA
- a CDS encoding HAD-IIIA family hydrolase: MLPKLVITDIDGVWTDGGMYYTEQGDVMKRFSVKDGWGVIFLRKLNIPVAIMTGENTQIVQKRADKLKIDYCYLGVKDKVAQAEELCRELGITLQDVAFIGDDVNDLALIRKVGFSASPSNTPDYVKREVDYVTAQHGGFGAFREFVEKLLSDNGMLEGVLQQFLS; encoded by the coding sequence ATGTTACCAAAGTTAGTGATTACCGATATTGATGGTGTGTGGACTGATGGTGGAATGTATTATACCGAACAGGGCGATGTGATGAAACGCTTCTCCGTGAAAGACGGCTGGGGAGTTATTTTCCTTCGCAAGCTGAATATACCTGTAGCCATTATGACGGGTGAGAATACGCAGATTGTTCAGAAACGTGCTGATAAGCTGAAGATAGATTACTGCTATCTGGGGGTGAAAGATAAAGTGGCACAGGCGGAAGAACTGTGTCGTGAGTTGGGCATTACGTTACAGGATGTTGCTTTCATCGGTGATGATGTGAACGACTTGGCTCTGATCCGTAAGGTTGGATTCAGCGCTTCCCCCAGTAATACACCGGATTATGTGAAACGTGAGGTCGATTACGTCACTGCACAGCATGGGGGCTTTGGTGCCTTTCGTGAGTTTGTGGAGAAACTGCTTTCTGATAATGGGATGCTTGAAGGGGTGCTTCAGCAGTTCCTATCCTGA